The sequence AATCGAATGGGGAGTTTTTTCTCAAGTCTTCTGAGCTCTTCGAGAGTCCTGTGTAtctggaggaggcagcagatgTTCTCTGCATTTTGCAAGCAGGTGTAGTATTCTGTCTGTCCTTACACTGCTCTCTGGCTGCTTACAAACGCAACAAGAGAACTTTTGAAGTTCTGGTGACTGATTTAAGGTTCATCCAGACTGTCTGGCTGTTTGAAAGAGGGATGGATCacagtgtgccccagggatcagtactgggccccatgctctttaacatctttattgatgatctggatgagggcatcgagtccatcatcagtaaatttgctgacgacaccaagctgggggcaggagttgatctgctggagggtagagaggctctgcagagggacctcgacaggctggacagatgggcagagtccaacggcatgagatttaacacatccaagtgccgggttctgcacattggccacagcaaccccatgcagagctacaggctggggtcagagtggctggagagcagtcaggctgagagggacctgggggtgctggttgacggtagactgaacatgagcccgCAGTGCGCCCAGGAAGCTAagagggcatcctggcctgcatcaggaacagtgtggccagcaggagcagggaggtcattttgcccctgtacactgcactggttaggccgcaccttgagtactgtgaccagttctgggcccctcagtttaggaaggatattgacttgctggagcgtgtccagaaaagggcagcaaggttggtgaggggcttggagcacagccctgtgaggagagattgagggagctggggttgcttagtctggagaagaggagactcaggggtgaccttattgctctctacaactacctgaagggaggttgtagtgaggcggaggttggtctcttctcccaggcaaccagtaccagaacaagaggacacagtctcaggctgcgtcaggggaggtttaggctggaggttaggaggaagttttacacagagagagtgattgcccactggaatgggctgcctgaggaggtggtggggtcgccgtcgctgggggtgttcagggcgaggcttgacaggatgcttggtgccatggtttagttgattgggtggtgttggatgataggttggacatgatgatcttgaaggtctcttccaacctggttaattctattctattctattctaaatcacagaatgccaggggctggaagggaccttgaaaagacatccagtccaaccccctgccagagcaggaccacctataccagatcacacaggaacatatccggGCTGGCCTTGAGTATTtctagagagagagactccacaactgctctcggcagcctgttccagtgttctgtcaccttcacagtgaaaaaacttttcctcatgtttccatggaacttcctatgcctcagtgtccactcattgccccttgtgctgtcattgggcatcaattgagcagagcctggctccagcctcttggcactcaccctttacatttTTGTAAACATGAATGAAGTAACCttttggtctcttccaagctaaagagccctcagctccctacTCTCTCCTTGTAAGATGTTCCCCTCCCTTCATcagttttgtggctctgcattggacacagatttgttttctgttcACTGCTGTGTATTATTTAAACAAGGGCTTGtttcacagcacagcactgtgacTTTCAAACCCCTCTCCTTTTATGCAGAACTGCCATCACTGTTGCCAATAGTTGATGTGGCTGAAGCTCTGTTGCATGTTAAAAATGGAGCCTGGTTCCTCTGCCTTCTGGTGGCCAATGTTCCTGATAGCTTTAATGAGGGTGAGTTGCAGTTTTCTTCTTGTCCagactaattttttttctaaaggtTTGAAATGTTTTCTATCGGTGAAAGTAATTCTGGGCTAAAGCATGTATCAGAGATATTTGAGTAGGAGAGTTGTTTGGCTTATGAAATACAATTTCAGTGCATTTATGCCTACAGATGCTGATAGGCTCTCCTTCTCATGTTGCGTACCCCTTTGTGCAGCCTCTTGTACACTGATGGTGTGCACGTTGCAGCTTTTCAGATGTAGGTCATTGTTACAAAGCCTACCTTGGGCAGTGAGGGACTGGGACTGTGAACCTGGTCCAGCTTTGCTAATAATTCTTGTCCCTTCATCTAAGACATATTCCAAGGTGAAAAATTTGTACTGCTGGTGCCTGTTCAGCATCCCTTGCCTCACAATAAGATTTcagtccccagggctgccagaTGCACAGGTTACATTAGATAGAGAATGAGTAGTAATTGGGTGATGCATAAATCTGTAATGACTCTCTAATTTCTCCAAGGAGAAAGAACATTTCCATGTTCTGTTTAGTGTAGATCCTGAGTTCTTACCCAGACATGGTTTATGTGGCCCAGCTAATGAGTCATAGTGGGCTGAACACAGTGACTTGTGTCTCTCTCTGTGTTCATGTGGCTTTCTGTTGGAAAGACCAAGCTGACTTACTCCTCCTGTTGGgtattcagtctgcagaggttTGATTAAGAATGGTGAGCGGCAGGACGAGGAGAGCGTTGGAGGCCGACGGAGGACAGAGGCACTTCGCCACCTGTGCAAGATGAACCCTTCCCAAGCTCTCAGGGTCCGAGGCATGGTGGTGAGTCTGGCCTTAGGCTGTCCAGAGAATCTTAATTACGATCCTTATTGGAGCTTTAAAAGTGACAAAGATGACTGAGCCCAAGCATTTTATCTAGGTGGAAGAATGTCACCTGCCAGGTCTTGGTGTGGCTTTGACCTTGGATCACACCAAAAATGAATCTTCAGACGATGGAGTGAGTGACCTGGTGTGTTTTGTGAGCGGTTTGCTACTTGGAACAAACGCAAAGGTTCGGACTTGGTTTGGAACTTTTATCAGAAATGGCCAACAGGTATGAACAGCTTTGAGTACTGTGCTTTACAACACAATATTCCATTCCTATGGTTTGCTGTAGCTCTTCTGAGTGTGGGCACCCATATTTGTGTGAGTGCAGAGAAATCCTGTGGTGTGTCTGGGAGCAAGACAACCTCTTCTTATGGAACTGTCAAGTCTGTAGGTAGTGCCCTTGAAGGCAGCTACCTGCTTGTTCCTCTGAGAGATTTTTACACATGAAAACCAGGGAACTGGAAGTTCATATTGTTTGTCTGATAAATGTGCTCATCCTCAGTGTTCACAAGTTGCATCTTGAGTTGCTCAGGTAGTTAAAGCTTGTGTTTTGATGCAATAAGCTGTTGTAGTGTAATCACATATTGCCTGTTACCCTGGTACTGAAAATTGTATGTAAAAacacttctcttttcttctctccattCTGTTTCTCCCTTCACTTCAGCATTACAGCAGCTCTTATGTAATAGATTGTTTGATGGGCTGAATTTTACATTGTTGTTCTCATCTTTTAACCTCttaacacagagaaaaagagataATATCAGTTCTGTGCTTTGGCAAATGAggaggcagctgctcctggagctcaTGGGAATCCTCCCCACGGTTCGCAGCACACACATTGTTGAAGAAGCAGATGTTGATATGGAGCCAAACGTGTCTGTGTACTCAGGACTGAAGGAGGAGCACGTGGTGAAGGCCAGCGCATTGTTACGTCTCTATTGCGCTTTGATGGGAATTGCTGGGCTGAAGTGAGGAACATTTCAGTGCTCTGCTTTTTATTCACTCTGTCCACTTCAACAGAGCTTGAGAGCTCTGGGCATTTTTGGAGCCTTTGTGTTCTTGAAACAGTCCTGGCAGGACTGGAGAGTTGTAGTGCTGGGGAGGCTCTTCTCATGTGCTGACCGCTGGAGTTGCCAGCTGAGGGAAGTTTCTTTGATAGTGCAGAGAGTAAATACCACAGAATGCTAAGGTCTCTGGAGACAGGCATGGTTTTTAATTGCTGTGTTACTCTCAGCAGAAaagttttttttcattttaatggtAAAAATCCATTTATCAGCTTTGCTGATTTTGTAAATCTAAAACAATGCAGGAAGCGAGGTGCTCTCTAGTGCTGTAAAATAACTTCTGCTGACTTGTTAAAAGAAGTCGAGGCCAAAGTGGTTGGGGCagtaagaagaaaaagcagatgGAAATTCAAGCAACATGCTCTGCATGAATTTACAGAGTTTCTGTCCTTTTACATTTCAGAGAGTGCTAAATGCTTCATGCATTGTTAGTTTAAGTTGTTTGTACTAACAAGCACAATTGTATCCTGGGGAACTTTTCTCCCTGTTGTTACCTCAACAGATTTTTGAAGTTCATAGAGAATTGCCGGTTAATCTTGACAGCTGTTTATTGATGGCAGCTTGATAAACAGATTAAGTAAGAGAGAAAATGTGATGTAAAGATTGTGATGAGATTGGAAGTCTCCTCACTCTTTTAAATTAGCAGCCTGGATTGTATTCTTGTTCTGTCCTTTTCAGGCCAACTGATGAggaagctgagcagctgctgcagctgatgacCAGCCGACCTCCTGCAACTCCAGCTGGTGTTCGCTTTGTGTCTCTTTCCTTTTGTATGCTCCTGGCCTTCTCTACTCTTGTCAGGTACCTCTCAGTAAAGGAGGAGCTTTGTAAAGATTTTACTTTTAGAGTACTGTTAAGGCAAtgacctccccagagctgctaaATTTTTCTCTTCTAATTCTTTATGTAAGTCTCCCTATGTTGCTGGAAGGGATTTGTCCTACACTTTGGTAAGCTGATACTgcactctgctctccctctcaTTTATAGCAAAACTTTTAAGAGGGGAGCTAAGTTTGGAATGGTTTTGAAGGCTAGGGTAGGCTTTAGTAGTTCACTTCTCTATTGAACAAGTGAATGGGAAAATTCTTTGGAGTCGCTGTTCCAAAGAGTAGCAGTAGGGATATGCAGTAGATGTAGCTTTCTGTTGTGTGCATTCAAAAGAAGAGAGTGCCTGACAGTTGGGCTAAATATCAGTGCTTATCAGCTGTTTGATGCTGAAGGGGAAGTGACAGAGTGTCTCCTGGCTAAAATTCCTCAAATACTGGCTTTTCTGTAGTAATTGTTGGTAAAACTAGTAGTAGTTCCTGAGAGAAGGATCTTTCCTGGTTTTTCTTTGTGCAgcaccccagagcaggagcaactCATGGTAATGTGGCTTAGCTGGATGATAAAAGAAGAAGCTTACTTTGAGAGGTGAGAGCAGGTTTTTCCTTTTGGTGTTTCCCCTCATTTCACATTTTCTTATATCCTGTTGGAAATAaactcttcctctctcttcccattAGCATTTCTGGTGTGTCTGCTTCTTTTGGAGAGATGCTTCTCTTGGTAGCTATGTATTTCCATAGCAATCAGCTCAGTGCTATCATTGATTTGGTCTGCTCCACCTTGGGAATGAAGGTAAAGCCTCAACTGTTCCTAGCACGTTTCTCTGTTCAAATGAACTTTTTACTGTGCATTTATACTCTTGTAACTTCGAGGTTTGCTAATACACTTCAAGCAAacataaagtaaaaaaaatggGTAATGAAATAAATTAGTTCTTCTAGAAAAACATGAAGCTGTGCAAACCTCTTGATACAGAGGAATGCTACAGTAAAAGTAGCTTCACAAAGTGCTGACTTGTTGAAAGCATTATTTGCAAGaaatgaattttattttttttgagaAGGCTAACTGAAGCAGTTTCCAAAGTGAGCTGCAGGCTTTTCATGTTAAACTGCTTAAAGAAATAGCTGTGTATGTAAGAATTGCTTCCTGATGATTCCTGAGGAAGATTTCCCTTCACTTTACTACCATGAGACAGTGTCTGAGCAAATGTAAAAGCTGGGTGGGTAGGTTTTCAGGATAAGGAAGATACAGTGAAACTTGAAAATACTTTTGGTTTATGCTTGATGTATAGTTGTGAGTATTTTCCTGGTATCCCAGTGAAGACAAgtttaaaaagaatttaaaatgaATAAGTTTATACAAGAAATTGGCAGTACTTGTAAATAAAGTTCTAGCTTTCTTATTTAGAAGGACTTTGTTCTTTGTTTCAGATTGTTATTAagcccagctcactcagcagaATGAAGACAATCTTCACACAGGAGATTTTCACTGAACAGGTATTTTAAGCCTAGTGTTGTTCTTTGGATCTTCTTCTctgtctcctttcttcttccttataAGCACTTTGCTTTGATCTACAAGAAGAATCCAAGACCTGCTGATACTGAAGAGCCTTGTGTCTCTTTTTGTTCTACTCTGATGTGATTATGATTTTTGTACACttggctttttaaaaatggggAAGCAAAGGACAAAGACTGTCCACTATGACATTGGTTTTTGTAGCAGCAGGAAATGCTTCACAATTGTAGTACATGTGCTACAGTTTTACACATGCTGTATTAAACTACATGAAAGTGTTCTTCAGCTTATAAACAGCCCAAATTAAATATGTCAGAAACagtgttgctgtgctgctttgtcaCCTGGTGCTCATGCACTGTGATAACTTGATAATTTGTGGTATTTGTCTTGTTAATGGTAAGTTTCTGTCAGGTTGTTACAGCCCATGCAGTCCGTGTGCCGGTGACAGGCAATCTCAGTGCCAACATCACTGGGTTTTTACCTATCCACTGTATTTACCAGCTTCTGAAAAGTCGCTCCTTCACCAAGCACAAAGTATCCATTAAGGTAAgatttgcattttatttctcttcttaaTAATGGTGTCTGGGTTTTTGGTTGCATCATAGGAGCAGAATTCTTGATGGCTCCTATAGTCTTATCACCCTGTGATTTGAGAAGGAACTGTATTAAAACAGGGTGCCCACTTTTAGCTCTCTGTTTTACATCACACCTTAGTGAAGTTAACATAATAAGAAAATTATCTTTTCCCCCATCTGCACTCGACAATATCATAGTCACTGTGGTGTcacgcagaatcacagaatggttggggttggaagggacctcagaagatcatcagtccaacccctctgccagagcaggatcacctagggcaggccacacaggaatgcatccaggcaggttttgaaagtctccagagatggagactccccagcttctctgggctCTGTCCAGcactctgttccagtgctctgtcacctcagactgaaaaagtttttctttatgttttccAGCCAGGACAAGTTTTCCTGGTggatctgcagagagcagggtcCAGAATACAAAGAGTTTATTACCAGGCCCAACTCAGACCTGATATAATTTCCAAAGTCACAGCCTCATTTAAGTTACATTTGAGTAGCTAGTTAAAAGGCTTTGTACTTGCAGATAAAAGAAAATGTCCTCCAGCTTTGAAACTGAACCTGTGATGGTTTCCTTTTAGGACTGGATCTATCGGCAGCTCTGCGAAACCACCACTCCACTCCATCCTCAGTTGCTTCctcttattgatgtctacatcAACTCTATTCTTACTCCTGCATCTAAATCCAATCCAGAGGCCACAAATCAGCCAGTCACAGAACAAGAGATACTAAATGTTTTTCAGGGACTCTCCGGGGTAAAtgatttgtttccttctttcatGTCCTTTGATGTGAAcatgtggttttgtttaaattgcTTCAGGTTTTGCCTTCAGTGGTGAACTGCCTCCTACAGTGCTGATCATGTGTTTGGGGGTGAATCTTGATTTTTAGGAGGATTGCTGTTTGTCCCtgttttgccctttttcttGGGAACTCACCAACTCATGCTGTTAAAAATGCAAAGAATTGAAAAGTGGAGGTGTTTGTGTAGGATTTGTATCATTTTTGTACCCAATGGATCTTCTAAGATAAAAATACTGCTTCACTGAAGCCCTCTAGCTGGTTTTGGAAagagcattttcattttgattGAAGTATGGGAATGGTCACTTGACACATGTAGAATTAGTGGCAGGCGTTGGCTTGTGTTGGAATCCTGGGACTACTCCTTATTAGTGTCCCAGGACATCAGCTTGGGCCTCACATAGGTTGTTATTTTTATACAAGGCTTTTCTGCCTCATCTTTCTTGGGCTTTGTAGGTAAATTCTAATTTTTGTCAAGAATCAGGAGTGCAGCATGAACCTTTGTGCTTATGTACACAGGGAGAAAACAGTCGTGTCACTCAACGCTACAGCATCACAACACAGCTGCTTGTCCTCTACTATGTCCTGTCCTACGAAGAAGCACTTCTGGCAAACACAAAGATCCTAGGTATGTGTGAGTGCATCAGTGGATAATAGAAATGAGATTCAGTAGAGGAATCCTTTCAATAGCCAAAATTCATATTGCTGTGAGATTCAAACCCAGCATAAAAAGTTAAGGTTCTTCCAAAAAATTCAGCATTGCTCTAGAAATTTGGGAGATCAAGTTTCTGCTAAAACTCTGTAGTTGAGGAATTTGCTGTCCAGATTAAAAAAGGTCCAAGCAGGCCTAAAAGTCACCAGAAATGTGTGGAGATCTCGTGAACAAATTTAAATACCAGGGAAATCTTTAACTGGAAATGTTCACAGAAATGGTTTCCCAAAGAGCTTAATGTAATACTTTAATAGGAGTGAGGTGTGGTATTTGGGATTGTTTCTATTTTACCTGGATAATATAGATACAAGTACTTTGCATTTTCTTTATTGATCTAggggaaataattttttccagCTGTAACTCTTAGGTGTGGTTTCTTGTCCTGTTCCCTTGTAGCTGCCATGCAGAGGAAACCCAAGTCTTACTCCTCAGCACTAATGGATCAGATTCCAATCAAGTACCTCATCCGGCAGgcacagggactgcagcaggagctgggaggtagATCTGTGTGAATGCCTAATGTGGATGGAGAACAAGGGCTGAGCATGttcccagctctgtggctgtcGTGTGTTTCATAGactgccttcctttctccttcttctaCAATCTCAGTAATAACCAGTGATATAACAGATCTGATTGATGAGTAATGGTGAAAGTTTGAGGAAAAGCAGCTCTTTTTAGAGTGGGTTTTACCTACCTAGGAGGGGGTTTTAGAGTAGGAGTTGCCTGAGAATTTATAACTATTCCAGACTGAGTTACTACAGGGTCTTTCCACCTCGCCACAAGCcaacttttcctttctgttgcaGTTAGAATGTCAGGCTGTAAACATGAAAGCTCACTGAACTTCTTAGTAGGGATTCAGTTGAGATCTGTTGTTGAAACTATAGGCACAATACTTTCAAGTGAAAGATCTAAGCTGTGTACTTCAATACCCCTAAAGGTCTGCATTCTGCACTGTTACGCCTGCTTGCAACTAACTATCCTCACCTCTGCATTGTGGAGGACTGGATCTGTGAGGAGCACATCACTGGCACTGATGCCTTACTGAGGAGGATGCTGCTTACAAACACTGCAAAGAACCACTCTCCCAAACAGCTTCAGGAAGGTAAAAAACTTCATCTGAAATAAGCAGTGTTCTTTCCAACTAGGCTGGAATATAATGGGTTTGGAGGCGGGTAGCCATTTAATTCATTTGGTCATCCTGCATTTGTCTAACAAATGCTCCTGAAGAGAGGTCAGAAATCCAGTTTCACCAAGATCCCCTTGTCTTTATTTCATAGCATTTTCCATGCTGCCTGGAAATCACACCCAGCTGATGCAGATCTTGGAACATTTAACACTTCTCTCAGCTGGTGAATTGATCCCATATGCAGAAGTGTTGACATCGAATATGAATCAGCTGCTGAATGCTGGAGTCCCTCGGAGGATTCTTCAGACTGTCAATAAACTCTGGATGGTTCTTAACACTGTGATGCCAAGGAGGTGGGTTCAGAACAGAGTTCAGTTTGGTGTTGCAGATAGGTGAAATGCCACTTTCTGTTTCCAAAATAATGGCACAGTGCCTGTTTCTGGGAAACTGGAGGTTGTGACTGAAGGGAATGTGTTTGGAGTTACATTCAGGTTTGATTTATTGACATTTTTAACCTTTGCATGTAAAAGgaaagttttggttttttgtttttctttcctgagaggAAAGGAAGTCACCAGTTTGCTTAAAATATAGGAGCATGGGATTATAGTGTACATTGTTTATGTTGAACTACTAATAAAACAAGAGTCTGGTAAGAAGATGCCTTTTATGAGGAAGTGGATGCCCTACTGCAGCATAAACAGTTCGCTAGCTGCACTAAGTGTTAACTGGTTAACTTCAAGGGCTGCAAGTGAAGTATGAGGGGTTGCTCCTTGATAGCCAAGAAAAACACAGCTGAGATCAGTGAGTGTGCAGTTGTTTATGTGATCCTTACCCTTTTACAGATTAGCTAATAGAAAAATCTTTAAAACAATCTCATTTTAGGTTGTGGGTGATGACTGTTaatgctctgcagccttcagtcAAAATAGTCCGACAGCAGAAGTACACTCAGAATGATCTGATGATTGATCCTTTGATTGTGCTAAGATGTGATCAGAGAGTTCACAGGTAAGCATCTCCCTCTTCTAGCTCTGTGTTCTGTGGTACTTACATCCGTAGTGAATGCTAACCATAAAGGTGTCTCACAGAACACTTCTAAAAGCTTTCAGTGCTTCCAAACTTATTTGCAGACTAATGACAGGAGCTTGTAAGTTCCATCTTTTTGTATTAAACTTGTTGGTCTGAGTGAGCTGTGCTTGCTGTTTCTGCATGTCAGGTGTCTTGTTGCACAATTTCTGTTTTGGAGACTTTGGGATTTGTACCTAGGTCATCCATTTtagatttgtgtgtgtggatTTGCTCTACATAGAGACTGCAGCATGTTTAAAATGGCTGCTGCCacatgggggtggtggtggttgaggCTGTAGCTGTAACATCCTTCCACTGTCTATTGCCATCCCTCATGGGCCTGTAGGTATTCTGTCTTATTGGGTAACTTTTTTTGGATAACACTTCCTGCCAGTGGGTGTTTGATGGATAAGACAAAGGTAGATTTGCTCAATTTCCCAAGAAAGTCTTTTAGTAGTACATGGATATTAGTTCTTGTAAATGTCAGTGATGACGGAGGAGGATGTCTAATGCTGCTTTGTGGCACTGATGCAGAAGAATAAGCTGAGAGTAGAAGTATTGAAAATAATCCTAACTGATAGCAGTGGATGAGCTTTTAAGGAGAATATGAAATAATGCAAACAATAAGTCAGAATTCATAAATTACAACTTTGCCTTTTCAAAGTAATGAAGAAAATTACATCTGTTCTTCTGAAGAGACGCAGCTAAATACACTTTAGCCCCTAGCTTTATTCCTTGTGTATTCTTTTTCATATTTTCTGTCAGTTGTGGtttatttcccctcctttttagTATCCTTTTTTTTCATAATAAAGGGCTAATAGTCAACTTGATTTGTCCTTTGCACACATCTCTCCCCCCTTGCCTTTTAGCAATTGAGCCATGAATCCAAATTTCATTTGAGTTGCTCAAGTTTCTGCTGATGACATCTTTAATCTCCAGCCTGTAGGTGAAATATTTAAATGTATGTCCCTTCAGCCCTGGGATGCAAATTGaaaattctatgtttctaaaaCTATTTGGGAGATTTAGAATGCAATGTGATTTGAAAACTACCATCTCAGTGTGGTGGAAGTAGTTCAGAACTAGTCTGCCTTGTTCTTCCCCATGGTTCAgaagatacattttttttttccccccttcacaTACAGCCAACACATTTTGGATTTACTTTGTTTATCAGAAATGAGTCTCTTCAGCAGTTCCTTGGTTTTGTAGAGTGAACACTTTCATGTGTGTGCATGAAAGAAGTAGGGCTAAATGGCAGGGAGAAAGGATTGTGATCTTTAGTACTTTGCTCTGCTAGGGCAAACCGCTTTAGCATGACCCAGACCACACCAAACAAGCCTTTTAGTAGTGCTTTTAGTTTGCTCTGCCTACTAAATAGCcttttccctgtgttcctgtatCAGGAGTCCTCCTCTGATGGATATAACTTTGCACATGTTGAATGGATATCTTCTTGCTTCAAAAGCTTACCTCAATTCTCATCtaaaagaaacagcagagcaggacattAGGCCATCCCAAAACAATGCAATGGGTCCAGAGGCCCCAGAAGTTACAAGGGAAGAACTGAAAAATGCCCTGCTTGCTGCTCAGGTAAGGAAGAAATGGATGTGAAATGATAGAAGAGAAATACAAAAACAGGTAAAAAAGGTGACCTTTTCACTTGTTTACTGACTTCTGGTACAACGACAACAAAACCTGTCTCTCTTTTCAGGTTATTAAATTTTGTGGTCATCTTTTTTCTAGTCTGAAGCATTGTGTTGGTTAACTGTCGTTTTCTGTGAGTTAGTGCAGAAAAGTTTTGCTTACTAGCCCTTTTGCCTTTGTGTTATCCAGAGGCACTTTCTGTGCATAGATTTGGGGCCATAGAAGATGAATGAATGTGACAAACCTATGCATGATCATTTGAACTGTGATttaagagcagcagccagcattgTAAAGTGTGATCTGTGATTATTTGTTGGATTTAAGCTTTTTCACTTTTGAGTCATGATTCAGATAAAGCATTGGGATATTTCCAATGTACAGGATTTGTGATTCTTGAACTGAGTTGCTTTTAttctctattaaaaaaaaatctataggTAAAAATTCTAGCAACCTGACAATCTTCCACTTTTTAAAATTGTCATTACTTTGTATTtgatttctgtgatttcattgaggtttttctgcttgttctgttgtttttcttcacaggacagtgctgctgtgcagattCTTCTAGAGATCTGCTTACCTACAGAAGACGAGAAAGCCCAAGGCAGTAATACCCACAGTTTGCTGAAGAGTGTTCATGGTACTACAGGCCCTAAGAGTCCTGAACCAGAAGAAGAA is a genomic window of Dryobates pubescens isolate bDryPub1 chromosome 13, bDryPub1.pri, whole genome shotgun sequence containing:
- the INTS2 gene encoding integrator complex subunit 2 — encoded protein: MAECSGLQFVSPYAFEAMQKVDVVRLAALSDPELRLLLPCLVRMALCAPADQSQSWAQDKKLILRLLSGVEAVNSIVALLSVDFHALEQDASKEQQLRHKLGGGSGESILVSQLQHGLTLEFEHSDSPRRLRLVLSELLAIMNKVSESNGEFFLKSSELFESPVYLEEAADVLCILQAELPSLLPIVDVAEALLHVKNGAWFLCLLVANVPDSFNEVCRGLIKNGERQDEESVGGRRRTEALRHLCKMNPSQALRVRGMVVEECHLPGLGVALTLDHTKNESSDDGVSDLVCFVSGLLLGTNAKVRTWFGTFIRNGQQRKRDNISSVLWQMRRQLLLELMGILPTVRSTHIVEEADVDMEPNVSVYSGLKEEHVVKASALLRLYCALMGIAGLKPTDEEAEQLLQLMTSRPPATPAGVRFVSLSFCMLLAFSTLVSTPEQEQLMVMWLSWMIKEEAYFESISGVSASFGEMLLLVAMYFHSNQLSAIIDLVCSTLGMKIVIKPSSLSRMKTIFTQEIFTEQVVTAHAVRVPVTGNLSANITGFLPIHCIYQLLKSRSFTKHKVSIKDWIYRQLCETTTPLHPQLLPLIDVYINSILTPASKSNPEATNQPVTEQEILNVFQGLSGGENSRVTQRYSITTQLLVLYYVLSYEEALLANTKILAAMQRKPKSYSSALMDQIPIKYLIRQAQGLQQELGGLHSALLRLLATNYPHLCIVEDWICEEHITGTDALLRRMLLTNTAKNHSPKQLQEAFSMLPGNHTQLMQILEHLTLLSAGELIPYAEVLTSNMNQLLNAGVPRRILQTVNKLWMVLNTVMPRRLWVMTVNALQPSVKIVRQQKYTQNDLMIDPLIVLRCDQRVHRSPPLMDITLHMLNGYLLASKAYLNSHLKETAEQDIRPSQNNAMGPEAPEVTREELKNALLAAQDSAAVQILLEICLPTEDEKAQGSNTHSLLKSVHGTTGPKSPEPEEEDSLLCNLREVQCLICCLLHQMYIADPNIVKLVHFQGYPCELLALTVAGIPSMHICLDFIPELIAQPELEKQIFAIQLLSFLCIQYALPKSLSVARLAINVMGTLLTVLTQSKRYVFFMPTLPCLVSFCQAFPPLYEDIMSLLIQIGQVCASDVATQTRDFDPIITRLQQLKEKPHEVSGLCKDSSNKSCSSDTASMDPDVRLCQCVENTIIEIINMSVSGV